The Impatiens glandulifera chromosome 3, dImpGla2.1, whole genome shotgun sequence genome contains a region encoding:
- the LOC124928688 gene encoding uncharacterized protein LOC124928688: MSEKSFEDTVKHAQKCSFNRETYWHDGVVFNIIGEIIGLDHFDGQFIAFDQLLDDNKAIARKSVLFAFNSKENLLVPYKEASSHRLIPTPIHHEDNHHHPLNEGMNEFYEKETEVDLSGFFVDDWNHFLSNEISMMNVNAGSNGNNTCYSTVVRNSHKRWKLLYGVSRLIFKRRNVSEFLYEAHKRQKMMIIC, translated from the exons ATGTCTGAGAAATCATTTGAAGATACTGTCAAACATGCTCAAAAATGTAGTTTCAATAGGGAAACATATTGGCATGATGGTGTAGTCTTCAATATTATTGGGGAAATCATTGGACTTGATCATTTTGATGGTCAGTTCATTGCCTTTGATCAACTTCTTGATGACAACAAG GCCATTGCACGCAAAAGTGTGTTATTTGCATTTAATTCAAAGGAGAATTTGTTGGTCCCTTATAAGGAGGCTTCTTCCCATCGACTAATTCCTACTCCGATTCATCATGAAGACAATCATCATCATCCCCTTAATGAAGGAATGAACGAATTTTATGAGAAGGAAACTGAGGTGGATTTGAGCGGTTTTTTTGTGGATGATTGGAATCATTTTCTAAGCAATGAAATATCCATGATGAATGTTAATGCAGGTTCAAATGGTAACAACACATGTTACTCTACTGTGGTTAGAAATTCCCATAAAAGATGGAAATTGTTGTATGGTGTGTCAAGGCTGATATTCAAGAGGAGAAATGTTTCAGAATTTCTTTATGAAGCTCATAAAAGGCAAAAGATGATGATCATATGCTGA
- the LOC124930117 gene encoding calmodulin-binding protein 60 A-like: MRGMREKSFYVFQGNTLVGDKAVVAEPQDVSPTSLWHMRLGNVSERGLKELSKRGYFGNEKFDDLEFCENCIYGKAMRVKFGQSVEEGDRVDNDPWLAESSRTDDAANVTNNQNNEINLALSAILQVKEEIGLMNPRTFDRQMRILKLHFLNKLDKQVLSGSKIVGENGNSIQVALIDESTSKIVNSGPGASSHVQIFVLESYQLLGEEDLNQKINKESETNKSLLHGNIFVYLNEGIGCINDLYFAHTSQWLKKREFVLVATVVGNCNGITVKAAVMEPFTIKDRRNTLYVKHPIPTPSDDIWRLKNIIKGGPMHKSLRTNDINIVQTFLREFNLNPQRLRKHQTNPDSRPGHMARPSGVVPTVQPMGPS; this comes from the exons ATGAGAGGCATGCGAGAGAAGAGTTTTTACGTCTTTCAAGGCAACACCTTGGTTGGTGATAAGGCGGTAGTGGCGGAGCCTCAAGATGTATCGCCTACGAGTCTATGGCATATGAGATTGGGGAACGTGAGTGAGAGGGGTCTGAAGGAGTTGAGTAAGAGAGGCTATTTTGGCAACGAGAAATTTGATGATTTGGAGTTTTGCGAGAACTGCATATACGGTAAAGCTATGAGAGTGAAGTTTGGGCAGTCGGTTGAG GAAGGAGATAGAGTTGATAATGATCCGTGGCTTGCCGAATCTAGTAGAACAGACGATGCAGCCAATGTTACGAACAATC AGAATAATGAAATTAACTTGGCTCTTTCTGCAATTCTTCAGGTGAAAGAAGAAATCGGCTTAATGAATCCTCGCACGTTTGACAGACAAATGCG AATCTTGAAACTTCATTTCTTGAACAAACTTGATAAACAAGTACTCAGTGGATCAAAAATTGTGGGAGAAAATGGAAACAGCATTCAAGTCGCCTTAATTGATGAATCTACTAGCAAAATTGTGAACTCTGGTCCTGGAGCCTCATCACATGTACAAATATTTGTTCTTGAGAGCTACCAACTTCTCGGCGAGGAAGATTTGAACCAAAAGATCAACAAGGAAAGTGAAACAAACAAGTCACTTCTTCATGGGAACATATTTGTGTATCTTAATGAAGGGATTGGATGcattaatgatttatattttgCCCATACATCTCAATGGTTGAAGAAACGTGAGTTCGTGCTAGTAGCTACAGTGGTTGGCAATTGTAACGGGATTACAGTGAAAGCAGCTGTAATGGAACCATTCACTATCAAGGATCGTCGCAACACAT TATATGTTAAGCACCCCATTCCAACTCCATCTGATGATATTTGGAGGCTAAAGAACATTATTAAAGGTGGCCCTATGCATAAGAGCTTGAGAacaaatgatataaatattgttCAAACTTTTCTTAGAGAATTCAACTTGAACCCTCAAAGGCTGCGAAAA CATCAAACTAACCCTGATAGTAGGCCTGGACATATGGCACGACCCAGTGGTGTTGTGCCTACTGTTCAGCCAATGGGACCAAGTTAG